One region of Maylandia zebra isolate NMK-2024a linkage group LG10, Mzebra_GT3a, whole genome shotgun sequence genomic DNA includes:
- the LOC101481005 gene encoding ribonucleoside-diphosphate reductase large subunit — MHVIKRDGRPEAVSFDKITSRVQKLCYGLNCDFVDPAQITMKVIQGLYSGVTTVELDTLAAETAATLTTKHPDYAVLAARIAVSNLHKETKKVFSDVMEDLYNYINPLNKRHSPMISKETLDIVLENKARLNSSIIYDRDFSYNFFGFKTLERSYLLKINGKVAERPQHMLMRVSVGIHKGDIDAAIETYNLLSEKWFTHASPTLFNAGTNRPQLSSCFLLAMIDDSIDGIYDTLKQCALISKSAGGIGVAVSCIRSTGSYIAGTNGTSNGLVPMLRVYNNTARYVDQGGNKRPGAFAMYLEPWHSDVFEFLELKKNTGKEEQRARDLFFALWIPDLFMKRVETNQDWSLMCPSECPGLDECWGEEFEELYTRYEKEGRAKRVVKAQQLWYAIIESQTETGTPYMVYKDACNRKSNQQNLGTIKSSNLCTEIVEYTSKDEVAVCNLASIAVNMYVTPEKTYDFKKLASVTKVIVKNLNKIIDINYYPVPEAERSNKRHRPIGIGVQGLADAFILMRYPFESPEAQLLNIQIFETMYYAALEASCELAAELGPYETYPGSPVSKGILQYEMWNKTPTDLCDWKALKEKIAKHGVRNSLLLSPMPTASTAQILGNNESIEAYTSNIYTRRVLSGEFQIVNPHLLKDLTERGLWNEDMKNQLIAHNGSIQNIDEIPDDLKQLYKTVWEISQKTVLKMAADRGAYIDQSQSLNIHIAEPNYGKLSSMHFYGWKLGLKTGMYYLRTKPAANPIQFTLNKEKLKEGQSAKSVKEETKERNTAAMVCSLANKDECLMCGS; from the exons ATGCATGTTATCAAACGAG aTGGACGCCCTGAGGCAGTTTCCTTTGATAAAATCACTTCTCGGGTCCAGAAGCTTTGTTATGGACTCAATTGTGACTTTGTGGATCCT GCCCAGATTACCATGAAGGTGATCCAGGGTTTGTACAGTGGAGTCACCACAGTGGAGCTCGACACTCTGGCAGCAGAGACTGCTGCCACTCTCACAACCAAACACCCAGACTATGCAGTCCTGGCTGCACGCATCGCTGTATCTAACCTGCACAAAGAGACCAAGAAAGTATTCAGTG ACGTTATGGAAGACCTCTACAACTATATCAACCCTTTAAATAAACGTCACTCTCCTATGATCTCCAAGGAGACGCTGGACATTGTTCTTGAAAACAAGGCT CGCCTCAACTCGTCAATCATTTACGACAGAGATTTCTCTTACAACTTCTTCGGGTTTAAG ACTCTTGAGAGATCATATTTGTTGAAGATTAATGGCAAAG TTGCCGAGCGACCCCAGCACATGCTAATGAGAGTGTCAGTCGGGATTCATAAAGGTGACATTGATGCAGCCATTGAGACCTACAACTTGCTGTCAGAGAAGTGGTTCACTCACGCTTCTCCTACACTGTTCAACGCTGGCACCAACAGGCCCCAGCTGTCCAG TTGTTTCTTGCTAGCCATGATAGATGACAGCATTGATGGTATTTATGACACACTGAAGCAGTGCGCGCTCATCTCAAAATCAGCTGGAGGTATTGGAGTGGCAGTTAGCTGCATCAGATCTACAGGCAGCTACATCGCTGGG ACTAATGGCACTTCCAACGGGCTGGTTCCTATGCTTCGTGTGTACAACAACACAGCACGTTATGTTGACCAGGGTGGCAACAAG AGGCCTGGGGCGTTCGCTATGTACCTCGAGCCGTGGCATTCTGATGTGTTCGAGTTTTTGGAGTTGAAGAAGAACACGGGTAAAGAAGAGCAGAGGGCGCGGGACCTGTTTTTCGCCTTGTGGATCCCAGACCTTTTTATGAAGCGAGTGGAAACCAATCAG GACTGGTCTCTGATGTGTCCCAGTGAATGTCCTGGATTGGACGAATGCTGGGGGGAGGAGTTTGAGGAGCTCTACACTCG ATATGAGAAGGAGGGCAGGGCTAAGCGTGTGGTGAAGGCTCAGCAGCTGTGGTACGCCATCATTGAGTCGCAGACAGAAACTGGTACACCATACATGGTTTACAAGGATGCCTGCAACAGAAAGAGTAATCAGCAAAACCTGGGCACTATCAAATCCAGCAATCTGTGCACAGAGATCGTAGAGTACACGAGCAAAGATGAG GTTGCAGTGTGTAACCTGGCTTCCATCGCCGTCAACATGTACGTTACACCAGAAAAGACCTATGACTTCAAGAAACTTGCATCTGTTACCAAAGTCATTGTCAAGAACCTGAACAAGATTATCGATATAAACTACTACCCAGTGCCTGAG GCTGAAAGGTCTAACAAGCGTCACAGGCCAATTGGAATTGGTGTGCAGGGTCTGGCTGATGCTTTTATCCTCATGCGCTATCCGTTTGAAAGCCCAGAGGCCCAGTTGCTCAACATTCAGATCTTTGAGACCATGTACTACGCTGCCCTGGAGGCCAGTTGTGAGTTGGCAGCAGAGCTTGGCCCTTATGAAACCTACCCCGGCTCTCCTGTCAGCAAAGGA atccTTCAGTATGAAATGTGGAATAAGACTCCAACAGATTTATGTGACTGGAAAGCACTAAAGGAGAAGATTGCCAA GCATGGTGTGAGGAATAGCCTGCTTTTGTCCCCAATGCCCACAGCATCCACTGCCCAGATCCTGGGTAATAATGAGTCCATCGAGGCATACACCAGCAACATCTACACCCGCAGGGTGCTTTCAGGAGAGTTTCAG ATTGTGAATCCTCACCTGCTGAAAGACCTCACAGAAAGAGGACTGTGGAACGAGGATATGAAGAATCAGCTCATAGCTCATAATGGATCTATCCAG AACATTGATGAGATCCCAGATGATCTGAAGCAGCTGTATAAAACTGTGTGGGAAATCTCCCAGAAGACGGTCCTCAAGATGGCAGCAGATCGTGGTGCATACATTGACCAAAGCCAGTCGCTTAACATTCACATTGCTGAGCCAAACTATGGAAAACTTAGTAGCATGCACTTCTATGGCTGGAAGTTG GGCCTGAAAACTGGCATGTACTACCTGCGGACAAAGCCTGCTGCCAACCCTATTCAATTCACcctgaacaaagagaaactgaaGGAGGGCCAATCGGCTAAGAGCGTGAAGGAGGAGACCAAAGAGCGCAATACCGCAGCCATGGTCTGTTCCTTAGCAAACAAAGACGAATGCCTGATGTGTGGCTCTTAA